Proteins from a genomic interval of Lolium perenne isolate Kyuss_39 chromosome 1, Kyuss_2.0, whole genome shotgun sequence:
- the LOC127303611 gene encoding uncharacterized protein isoform X3 has product MAATPPPSPSLAPEIGPDGLARDSPVLAYTEKVIAEEQLQLKKYIQENYSKIRDVEKELENLTLEVKLTSGPKKAALEHLRKKIEVSTERIRLAKVKEDEAKKAWEAAAQVVKEEEDAKQRLCDDLNRLVQESAASQYSRLEELKKRLECLNPVRASMDVCPTTNLVPQQPTSQNPANATAPASDAHEPASIGQQHQRPAEAERKRRPSNAGGRGRGGVMVLPKGRGSSGSGWTGAGFET; this is encoded by the exons ATGGCAGCGACGCCGCCGCCTTCACCGTCGCTGGCGCCGGAGATCGGCCCCGACGGCCTCGCCCGAGACTCCCCTGTCCTTGCCTACACCGAGAAG GTCATTGCGGAGGAGCagctgcaactgaagaa ATACATCCAGGAAAATTATTCCAAAATTCGTGATGTTGAAAAGGAGCTAGAGAATCTTACTCTCGAAGTTAAATTGACATCTGGACCGAAGAAAGCAG CACTCGAGCATTTGCGGAAAAAGATTGAGGTGTCAACAGAGAGAATACGTTTAGCTAAGGTGAAAGAAGACGAGGCAAAAAAG GCCTGGGAAGCTGCTGCACAAGTTGTTAAAGAGGAAGAGGATGCTAAACAGAGGCTATGTGACGATCTGAACCGGCTG GTCCAAGAGAGTGCAGCTTCACAATATTCAAGACTGGAGGAGTTAAAGAAGCGTTTAGAATGCCTTAATCCTGTCAGGGCTTCTATGGATGTTTGT CCAACCACAAATCTGGTACCTCAGCAACCAACCTCACAAAATCCAGCGAATGCAACTGCCCCTGCAAGCGATGCCCATGAGCCTGCCTCCATCGGACAACAGCACCAAAGACCTGCTGAGGCGGAAAGGAAGCGGAGACCATCGAAcgcaggaggaagaggaagaggcggTGTGATGGTTCTCCCCAAGGGGAGAGGAAGCTCTGGGTCAGGATGGACGGGTGCTGGGTTTGAGACATGA
- the LOC127303611 gene encoding uncharacterized protein isoform X2, with protein MAATPPPSPSLAPEIGPDGLARDSPVLAYTEKVIAEEQLQLKKYIQENYSKIRDVEKELENLTLEVKLTSGPKKAALEHLRKKIEVSTERIRLAKVKEDEAKKAWEAAAQVVKEEEDAKQRLCDDLNRLVQESAASQYSRLEELKKRLECLNPVRASMDVCQPTTNLVPQQPTSQNPANATAPASDAHEPASIGQQHQRPAEAERKRRPSNAGGRGRGGVMVLPKGRGSSGSGWTGAGFET; from the exons ATGGCAGCGACGCCGCCGCCTTCACCGTCGCTGGCGCCGGAGATCGGCCCCGACGGCCTCGCCCGAGACTCCCCTGTCCTTGCCTACACCGAGAAG GTCATTGCGGAGGAGCagctgcaactgaagaa ATACATCCAGGAAAATTATTCCAAAATTCGTGATGTTGAAAAGGAGCTAGAGAATCTTACTCTCGAAGTTAAATTGACATCTGGACCGAAGAAAGCAG CACTCGAGCATTTGCGGAAAAAGATTGAGGTGTCAACAGAGAGAATACGTTTAGCTAAGGTGAAAGAAGACGAGGCAAAAAAG GCCTGGGAAGCTGCTGCACAAGTTGTTAAAGAGGAAGAGGATGCTAAACAGAGGCTATGTGACGATCTGAACCGGCTG GTCCAAGAGAGTGCAGCTTCACAATATTCAAGACTGGAGGAGTTAAAGAAGCGTTTAGAATGCCTTAATCCTGTCAGGGCTTCTATGGATGTTTGT CAGCCAACCACAAATCTGGTACCTCAGCAACCAACCTCACAAAATCCAGCGAATGCAACTGCCCCTGCAAGCGATGCCCATGAGCCTGCCTCCATCGGACAACAGCACCAAAGACCTGCTGAGGCGGAAAGGAAGCGGAGACCATCGAAcgcaggaggaagaggaagaggcggTGTGATGGTTCTCCCCAAGGGGAGAGGAAGCTCTGGGTCAGGATGGACGGGTGCTGGGTTTGAGACATGA
- the LOC127303611 gene encoding uncharacterized protein isoform X1, with amino-acid sequence MAATPPPSPSLAPEIGPDGLARDSPVLAYTEKVIAEEQLQLKKYIQENYSKIRDVEKELENLTLEVKLTSGPKKAALEHLRKKIEVSTERIRLAKVKEDEAKKAWEAAAQVVKEEEDAKQRLCDDLNRLVQESAASQYSRLEELKKRLECLNPVRASMDVCGINTAQQPTTNLVPQQPTSQNPANATAPASDAHEPASIGQQHQRPAEAERKRRPSNAGGRGRGGVMVLPKGRGSSGSGWTGAGFET; translated from the exons ATGGCAGCGACGCCGCCGCCTTCACCGTCGCTGGCGCCGGAGATCGGCCCCGACGGCCTCGCCCGAGACTCCCCTGTCCTTGCCTACACCGAGAAG GTCATTGCGGAGGAGCagctgcaactgaagaa ATACATCCAGGAAAATTATTCCAAAATTCGTGATGTTGAAAAGGAGCTAGAGAATCTTACTCTCGAAGTTAAATTGACATCTGGACCGAAGAAAGCAG CACTCGAGCATTTGCGGAAAAAGATTGAGGTGTCAACAGAGAGAATACGTTTAGCTAAGGTGAAAGAAGACGAGGCAAAAAAG GCCTGGGAAGCTGCTGCACAAGTTGTTAAAGAGGAAGAGGATGCTAAACAGAGGCTATGTGACGATCTGAACCGGCTG GTCCAAGAGAGTGCAGCTTCACAATATTCAAGACTGGAGGAGTTAAAGAAGCGTTTAGAATGCCTTAATCCTGTCAGGGCTTCTATGGATGTTTGT GGTATTAATACTGCACAGCAGCCAACCACAAATCTGGTACCTCAGCAACCAACCTCACAAAATCCAGCGAATGCAACTGCCCCTGCAAGCGATGCCCATGAGCCTGCCTCCATCGGACAACAGCACCAAAGACCTGCTGAGGCGGAAAGGAAGCGGAGACCATCGAAcgcaggaggaagaggaagaggcggTGTGATGGTTCTCCCCAAGGGGAGAGGAAGCTCTGGGTCAGGATGGACGGGTGCTGGGTTTGAGACATGA